A single window of Terriglobales bacterium DNA harbors:
- a CDS encoding helix-turn-helix domain-containing protein, producing MSMILINPSAPDRIFYTHLFARFVRERRRELRLTVSRAAELTGMTVSQWLALEAGWVPQDTDEIRTISETLEVRTSDLGLMSIMSACAQEGSVQ from the coding sequence ATGAGTATGATACTCATCAATCCATCCGCCCCGGACCGCATCTTCTACACGCACCTGTTCGCCCGCTTCGTCCGTGAGCGCCGCCGCGAACTACGCCTGACCGTGAGCCGGGCCGCCGAGCTGACCGGCATGACCGTATCGCAGTGGCTGGCGCTCGAAGCCGGCTGGGTGCCGCAGGACACCGACGAGATCCGCACGATCTCCGAGACGCTAGAGGTGCGAACGTCCGACCTCGGCCTGATGTCGATCATGTCGGCCTGCGCGCAGGAAGGATCGGTTCAGTAG
- a CDS encoding plasmid partition protein ParG — MAKEKRLNVNLDENLHSAFKVAAVAQGKDMSTVIIELVQQYVEKHYPKGLPAAVKKGRLG; from the coding sequence ATGGCAAAGGAGAAACGCTTGAACGTGAATTTAGACGAGAACCTCCACTCCGCGTTTAAGGTCGCGGCCGTCGCGCAGGGCAAGGACATGAGCACCGTCATCATCGAACTCGTGCAGCAGTACGTTGAGAAGCACTACCCGAAGGGCCTGCCGGCGGCAGTCAAGAAAGGACGGCTCGGATGA
- a CDS encoding recombinase family protein translates to MSKRAALYMRVSTIDQHPETQLHDLRGLAAQRGFEVVNEYTDKISGAKAKRPGLDQLLSDARRGKFDVVMVWAFDRMARSVRHFLEVLDELNHLQIEFVSFRENIDTGGPLGRALVVIIGAIAELERNLIIERVRAGMRRAKLEGRRIGREPLNVDRQALLRDRARGMSLTELAKAYRISRTSVCRVLREERAAELVPKGVVPAPLQVHENRRGEIPA, encoded by the coding sequence ATGAGCAAGCGGGCCGCCCTTTACATGAGGGTTTCGACGATCGATCAACACCCCGAAACTCAACTGCACGACCTGCGCGGCCTCGCCGCGCAGCGTGGCTTCGAGGTCGTCAACGAGTACACCGACAAGATCAGCGGGGCGAAGGCGAAACGGCCCGGCCTCGATCAACTCCTGTCGGACGCCCGCCGCGGCAAGTTCGATGTCGTGATGGTCTGGGCGTTCGACCGAATGGCGCGTTCGGTCCGCCACTTCCTCGAGGTCCTCGACGAACTGAACCATCTGCAGATCGAGTTTGTCAGCTTCCGCGAGAACATCGACACCGGCGGACCGCTCGGCCGGGCGCTCGTCGTTATCATCGGCGCCATCGCCGAACTAGAGCGCAACCTGATCATCGAGCGGGTGCGCGCCGGCATGCGGCGCGCCAAACTCGAGGGACGACGGATCGGCCGTGAACCCCTGAACGTCGATCGCCAAGCTCTGCTTCGTGACCGCGCTCGCGGCATGAGCCTCACCGAACTGGCGAAGGCCTACCGGATCTCCCGCACCAGCGTGTGCCGGGTCCTTCGGGAAGAGCGTGCGGCGGAGCTAGTGCCCAAAGGGGTCGTTCCGGCGCCCTTGCAAGTGCATGAAAACAGGCGGGGAGAAATCCCCGCCTGA
- a CDS encoding carbohydrate porin, which translates to MRTYLNCFIVLLFAAVTTQPVQAQTNNGVPEVLTMAPHSETSRFWAAGQINIIFQTHPGFSAKYSGPNSLRPDYEKATSRVLTLYTGVQLGAKTDLLVDFESAGGRGLSDALGLAGFTNLDVVRNPELGSTPYLARLLIHHSFRLSNEYVETERGPLSLARRQPARRIEVWAGKLSTVDFFDTNSVPSDSHLQFTNWTVDNNGAYDYAADTRGYTYGVVMAYQDNIFAVRFGELLMPQVANGIDIEFNLRRAHSEDVEVEVRGNTFGKRKGVVRVLGYGNHANMGVYREAVADFLTGKQPVPDITAHPHWTRLKYGIGLNVEQEITPNTTAFGRLGWNNGKTESFAYTEVDRTVEVGARQEGPDGTDLMIARVLRRCRTDCRRITVDTWHSEDVASCSAMAL; encoded by the coding sequence GTGAGAACGTATCTCAACTGCTTTATCGTGCTCCTTTTCGCGGCGGTAACCACCCAGCCCGTGCAGGCACAGACCAACAACGGTGTGCCCGAAGTGCTAACCATGGCTCCGCATAGCGAGACGTCGCGGTTCTGGGCTGCGGGCCAGATCAACATCATCTTCCAGACGCACCCCGGGTTCTCTGCAAAGTACAGTGGGCCGAACAGCCTTCGCCCCGATTACGAGAAGGCGACATCGCGGGTGCTGACGCTGTACACGGGAGTACAGCTTGGTGCGAAGACGGATCTGCTTGTCGATTTCGAGAGCGCAGGCGGACGAGGCCTCAGTGACGCCCTCGGTCTCGCCGGATTCACGAATCTGGATGTTGTTCGCAACCCCGAACTGGGCAGCACGCCGTACCTGGCGAGACTGCTGATTCACCACAGTTTCCGGTTAAGTAATGAGTATGTGGAAACCGAGCGCGGACCGCTGTCGCTCGCCAGGCGCCAGCCCGCCAGGCGTATCGAGGTCTGGGCTGGAAAGCTGAGCACCGTCGATTTCTTCGACACGAACTCCGTTCCCAGCGACAGCCATCTTCAGTTCACCAACTGGACCGTCGATAACAACGGCGCGTATGACTACGCAGCTGATACCCGTGGCTACACCTACGGCGTTGTAATGGCATATCAGGACAACATCTTCGCCGTACGGTTCGGTGAGTTGTTGATGCCGCAAGTGGCGAATGGCATCGACATCGAGTTCAATTTGCGGCGAGCGCACTCGGAGGATGTCGAGGTTGAGGTGCGTGGCAATACTTTTGGCAAGCGGAAGGGCGTCGTCCGTGTGCTTGGATACGGCAACCACGCCAACATGGGCGTTTACCGCGAGGCCGTTGCGGACTTCCTCACCGGTAAACAGCCAGTTCCTGACATCACCGCCCATCCACATTGGACTCGCCTGAAGTACGGGATCGGCTTGAACGTCGAACAAGAGATCACGCCGAACACCACTGCCTTCGGACGCTTAGGCTGGAATAATGGAAAGACGGAGTCGTTTGCGTACACCGAAGTGGACCGCACCGTCGAAGTTGGCGCGAGGCAAGAGGGACCCGATGGAACAGACCTCATGATCGCGCGGGTATTGCGTCGGTGTCGAACGGACTGTCGCCGGATCACCGTCGATACCTGGCACTCGGAGGACGTGGCTTCTTGCTCGGCGATGGCGCTTTGA